The following proteins come from a genomic window of Chelonia mydas isolate rCheMyd1 chromosome 15, rCheMyd1.pri.v2, whole genome shotgun sequence:
- the SERPIND1 gene encoding heparin cofactor 2: MKLLFRLFVLSLIITSAFCGIKDFNKHFGTINPRENETHDMPNFPPEFHKENTITNDLIAEEEEEEDYLDWEKIFGDYDYGDIIDASPYPYPVSEIQQGNILELFHGKTRIQRLNILNANFGFNLYRSLKDRANSSDNILMAPVGISTAMAMISLGLKGQTHQEVLSVLGFRDFINASSKYEIMTIHNLFRKLTHRLFRRNFGYTLRSVNDLYIRKQFSIMDDFRNNTKNYYFAEAQSSDFSDPAFITKTNERILKRTKGLIKEALVNINPTTMMMILNCIYFKGTWENKFPVEMTNKRTFRLNERETIKVPMMQTKGNFLAAADHELDCGVLQLPYVGNISMLIVLPNKLSGMKALEKQLTPQVVERWQKSMTNRTREVVLPKFKLEKSYDLTDYLKSMGIETLFGNNGDYSGISDEKVIIDMFNHQGTITVNEEGTEAAAVTTVGFMPLSTQIRFVVDRPFLFLIYEHRTSCLLFLGRVANPSKF; encoded by the exons ATGAAGCTCCTGTTTcgtttgtttgttctctctctcatcatAACATCTGCGTTTTGTGGGATCAAAGACTTTAATAAGCACTTTGGAACTATAAATCCCCGTGAAAATGAAACCCACGATATGCCTAATTTTCCACCAGAGTTCCATAAGGAAAACACTATAACCAATGACTTGATtgctgaggaagaagaggaggaagactaCCTAGATTGGGAAAAGATATTTGGTGATTATGATTATGGTGACATAATTGATGCTTCTCCGTATCCGTATCCAGTTTCTGAAATTCAGCAAGGAAATATTCTTGAGCTATTCCACGGTAAAACCAGAATCCAGCGTCTTAATATCCTCAATGCAAACTTTGGCTTCAACCTTTATCGGAGTCTGAAGGACAGAGCCAATTCTTCAGATAACATTCTGATGGCTCCTGTTGGTATTTCCACTGCAATGGCTATGATTTCATTAGGGCTGAAGGGACAAACACACCAGGAGGTACTGTCTGTTCTAGGCTTCAGAGATTTCATTAACGCGAGCTCCAAGTATGAGATTATGACAATTCACAACCTCTTTCGTAAACTAACTCACCGGCTCTTCAGACGCAATTTCGGTTACACACTGCGGTCAGTTAATGATCTTTATATTCGGAAGCAATTTTCCATTATGGACGATTTCAGAAACAACACGAAAAATTACTACTTTGCTGAGGCCCAATCATCTGACTTCTCAGACCCTGCCTTCATCACTAAAACCAATGAGCGCATCCTGAAACGGACCAAAGGGTTAATAAAAGAAGCTCTGGTGAACATCAACCCGACAACGATGATGATGATTCTCAACTGTATTTACTTTAAAg GAACTTGGGAAAACAAGTTTCCAGTGGAAATGACAAACAAACGGACCTTCCGACTGAATGAGAGAGAAACAATAAAGGTTCCTATGATGCAGACCAAAGGAAACTTCCTGGCTGCTGCAGACCATGAGCTAGACTGTGGTGTGCTCCAGCTGCCATATGTGGGGAACATCAGCATGCTGATTGTGCTTCCAAACAAACTATCTGGCATGAAAGCACTGGAAAAGCAACTGACCCCTCAGGTGGTGGAGAGATGGCAAAAGAGCATGACAAACAG AACAAGAGAGGTAGTTCTGCCTAAATTTAAGCTGGAGAAGAGCTATGACCTGACGGATTATCTGAAATCCATGGGAATAGAAACACTGTTTGGCAACAATGGCGACTATTCTGGAATATCAGATGAGAAAGTCATCATTGATATG ttcAATCACCAAGGCACGATTACTGTGAACGAGGAAGGCACAGAGGCTGCAGCTGTGACCACAGTAGGGTTCATGCCCCTTTCCACTCAGATTCGCTTTGTCGTTGACCGCCCCTTTCTGTTTCTCATCTACGAGCATCGTACCAGCTGCCTGCTGTTCCTGGGCAGAGTCGCCAACCCCAGCAAGTTTTAA